The proteins below are encoded in one region of Pelagibacterium flavum:
- a CDS encoding TRAP transporter permease — protein sequence MDNAVGSERAGVSDPVETDELDAEGLDRSLPGVLAIALGALSVSYALFHLAVLNFWSIDEWVYRVVHVNMGAILAFVGLKARSREKLLYVALPDLLLVAGAVACSAYVAINLDQLIMRTGVITTAADFACGVVGTLIVLEFARRVSGLVLPVIALLFVAYVFAGPWLPGILRHSGFQPDNLFSFLYSQDAIFGMTVAASSRYIVLFVAFAVFLQASGAGEYFMRLAMALFGAARGGPGKVSVVSGLLFGTVSGSAVANVVASGTFTIPMMRRVGYSRESAGGIEAASSSGGQLAPPIMGAGAFIMAEITGIPYSEIVVAAVLPCLLFYIAIFMTVDMQALRLGLHGIPRSELPKMRALARDAFMLLPLVVLLYLLLSGYSIIAAGTWGLAATLLVMMSREIGLRSEVLALPLILFVVLPWTGMQVNYAGAIATVLSMLAMVALAFLLGKADQLPRVVRTMATTIYRGLADSSRKSLQLISVMACAGIVVGVLGLTGLGGRFSSLLLSVAGDSQVLAFILAMLVSIVLGMGMPTTAAYAIAAAVVAPALQQMGVSALAAHMFVFYCAVISAITPPVAIAAFAGAAIAGGKPWPTSIAAMRFGIAAFVLPFMFYTSPEILLQGAWFETAHVFATALLAIYLIAVAGEGQMFGAIGAMERLFALVAALLLLWSSVSTDIAGLVIAVALLVWTRRNASLRSRRTA from the coding sequence ATGGACAACGCGGTAGGGAGCGAGCGCGCTGGCGTCTCGGATCCTGTGGAGACTGATGAACTCGATGCCGAGGGGCTGGACCGGAGCCTCCCCGGAGTCCTGGCCATTGCGTTGGGCGCCCTGTCAGTCTCATACGCGCTGTTTCATCTCGCCGTTCTGAACTTCTGGTCGATTGACGAATGGGTCTATCGCGTCGTGCATGTGAACATGGGCGCGATCCTGGCTTTTGTCGGGCTCAAGGCGCGCTCACGTGAAAAGTTGCTTTACGTCGCTCTTCCGGACTTGCTGCTGGTAGCAGGGGCCGTTGCTTGCAGTGCCTACGTGGCGATCAACCTTGATCAGCTCATCATGCGCACCGGCGTGATCACCACGGCTGCAGATTTTGCCTGCGGGGTCGTCGGCACGCTAATCGTTCTCGAATTCGCACGCCGGGTCTCGGGCCTGGTGCTACCGGTGATCGCCCTGCTTTTTGTGGCATATGTTTTTGCCGGCCCCTGGCTCCCGGGGATCCTTCGGCACTCCGGCTTTCAACCGGACAATCTTTTCTCGTTCCTCTACAGCCAGGACGCGATCTTTGGCATGACGGTCGCCGCCTCGTCGCGCTACATCGTCCTTTTTGTCGCCTTTGCCGTTTTCCTGCAAGCTTCCGGCGCAGGCGAATATTTCATGCGTCTGGCCATGGCTCTGTTCGGGGCCGCCCGCGGTGGGCCCGGAAAGGTTTCGGTGGTTTCCGGGCTGCTCTTTGGCACCGTTTCGGGCTCGGCCGTCGCCAACGTGGTGGCTTCAGGCACCTTCACCATCCCGATGATGCGCAGGGTGGGCTACTCGCGCGAAAGCGCGGGCGGGATTGAGGCAGCGTCGTCTTCAGGAGGGCAACTCGCGCCACCCATTATGGGCGCGGGGGCTTTCATAATGGCCGAGATCACCGGCATTCCTTACTCTGAGATCGTCGTGGCCGCAGTGCTGCCCTGCCTGCTCTTTTATATAGCAATATTTATGACGGTGGATATGCAGGCGCTCCGGCTTGGTCTGCACGGCATTCCACGCAGCGAACTGCCAAAAATGCGCGCGTTGGCGCGCGACGCCTTTATGCTGCTGCCATTGGTGGTGCTGCTCTATCTGCTGCTTTCAGGCTATTCGATCATTGCTGCAGGTACCTGGGGGCTCGCAGCGACGCTGCTTGTGATGATGAGCCGCGAAATCGGGCTGCGCTCCGAGGTGCTGGCATTGCCCCTAATTCTTTTTGTGGTTCTGCCGTGGACTGGCATGCAGGTCAATTATGCCGGGGCTATCGCAACGGTCCTGAGCATGCTGGCTATGGTGGCTCTGGCGTTCCTGTTGGGCAAGGCCGATCAACTGCCCAGAGTGGTCAGAACAATGGCCACAACGATCTATCGGGGGCTGGCCGATTCCTCGCGCAAATCGCTGCAGCTCATCAGCGTAATGGCTTGCGCCGGAATAGTTGTGGGCGTGTTGGGATTGACTGGCCTTGGGGGGCGTTTTTCGTCCTTACTGCTGTCGGTGGCCGGCGACAGTCAGGTGCTTGCGTTCATTCTGGCCATGCTGGTCTCTATTGTCCTTGGCATGGGCATGCCCACGACAGCGGCATACGCTATCGCTGCAGCGGTTGTCGCACCGGCACTGCAACAGATGGGCGTTTCAGCGCTGGCGGCCCACATGTTCGTGTTCTATTGCGCAGTCATTTCCGCGATCACCCCCCCTGTAGCCATTGCGGCCTTCGCTGGAGCTGCAATCGCAGGCGGAAAGCCGTGGCCAACCTCGATTGCCGCAATGCGGTTCGGAATTGCGGCCTTCGTTCTTCCCTTCATGTTCTACACCAGCCCAGAAATTTTGCTGCAAGGGGCATGGTTTGAGACAGCGCACGTCTTTGCCACGGCATTGCTCGCGATCTATCTGATCGCAGTCGCTGGAGAAGGACAGATGTTTGGTGCCATCGGCGCCATGGAACGACTCTTTGCTCTCGTTGCCGCGCTTTTGTTGCTCTGGTCGAGCGTTTCCACCGACATCGCCGGGCTCGTCATCGCTGTTGCTTTGCTGGTCTGGACCAGACGCAACGCAAGTCTTCGTTCTCGCAGGACAGCTTGA
- a CDS encoding TAXI family TRAP transporter solute-binding subunit, giving the protein MTIFTRTLVAAAIATTAALPLSAQEAPSSMTISTASPGGVYAVYGEGLAQLISSEVGIPTSTRQTQGPAQNLVLLKSGQTELAMTTAGPAYEAMNGLLELDPGNSYHDLRALFSMYPTPFQMVALADGGISSLQHLDGKRVGAGPRSGTGGIYWERWLDDLEIGAALQYGGIGDQASQLADGRLDAVILAGGVPHPSISELENTQDVTIFGMSDETVEGILDTNPYVVEFNIPQGTYTSPQQDLSTVAMWNFVVVDASMSDAVAYEITKAVIEGNARMISTHAAAKDTIAENILRNTFIPLHPGAARYYEEIGFSIPAAIAPR; this is encoded by the coding sequence ATGACTATTTTTACCAGGACACTTGTGGCGGCAGCGATCGCGACAACGGCTGCTCTGCCGCTTTCAGCACAAGAAGCACCGTCCTCAATGACCATTTCGACGGCGTCGCCCGGAGGCGTGTATGCCGTCTATGGCGAGGGGCTGGCGCAACTGATCAGCAGTGAGGTGGGCATCCCGACCTCAACCCGCCAGACACAGGGGCCGGCACAGAACCTCGTTCTCCTTAAATCAGGTCAGACCGAACTGGCCATGACAACGGCAGGTCCGGCCTATGAAGCGATGAACGGACTGCTCGAACTCGACCCCGGTAATTCCTATCACGATTTGCGCGCGCTTTTCTCGATGTACCCCACACCGTTCCAGATGGTCGCACTGGCCGACGGTGGGATTTCCTCGCTCCAGCACCTGGATGGCAAGCGGGTTGGCGCAGGTCCCCGGTCAGGGACGGGCGGCATCTATTGGGAACGCTGGCTCGATGACCTGGAAATCGGGGCGGCACTCCAATATGGGGGTATCGGCGATCAGGCCAGCCAACTCGCTGACGGTCGCCTGGACGCAGTCATACTGGCGGGTGGTGTTCCCCATCCCTCGATCTCCGAGTTGGAAAATACGCAGGACGTTACCATCTTCGGGATGTCCGATGAGACCGTAGAAGGCATTCTCGATACCAATCCCTATGTGGTCGAGTTCAATATCCCCCAAGGCACCTACACATCGCCCCAGCAGGATTTATCGACCGTGGCGATGTGGAATTTCGTGGTCGTTGACGCGTCAATGTCGGACGCCGTGGCCTACGAGATTACCAAGGCCGTCATTGAGGGTAACGCACGCATGATTTCCACTCATGCCGCCGCCAAGGACACGATTGCGGAAAACATTTTGAGAAATACCTTCATTCCGCTCCACCCCGGGGCCGCCCGCTATTACGAAGAGATCGGCTTTTCGATCCCGGCAGCAATTGCTCCACGATAG
- a CDS encoding class-II fumarase/aspartase family protein translates to MSLASTAPGLLSQTTGYQRAARVFGESGTVDAYLHFEAALAEVQGSLGIIPSGAVDHIVAACRPENLDLDALRHSAATVGYPIVPLVQMLADLAGENGQWVHFGTTTQDVMDTAQVLQLREALRTALTDARRVEQLLAALCHRHRDTPIAGRSKLQHGVPISFGYKIALWLDQLARTRAGLGRALDEASVLQFGGAVGTLASLWPDGMKVRRRLAIRLSLSEPDISWHTSRDRMAALASAVASYMAALGKMAGDVAHQMSTEVGELSEPAAAGRGSSSTMPQKRNPVICEAIIEAARSVQHVPGMLLGAMLQEHERGIGNGYRERAALCDAVQQLSGAISLAEELLRGLEVNESRMAANLNLTNGLIYSEAMMIHLAERIGRVEAHRILHEVARQVTETGAELQTAFSQVAGTPLPVKALCFDSQVEAAQGMIELVLKTVAFDHADSGSEPTNQ, encoded by the coding sequence ATGAGCCTTGCATCGACCGCACCGGGGCTGTTGTCTCAGACGACGGGATATCAGCGCGCAGCCAGAGTCTTCGGCGAATCCGGGACGGTCGATGCATATCTGCACTTCGAAGCAGCCCTGGCTGAAGTCCAGGGCAGTCTTGGGATCATACCATCTGGCGCCGTGGACCATATCGTTGCCGCGTGTCGCCCGGAGAACCTCGATCTTGACGCGCTGCGTCATTCAGCTGCGACGGTGGGATACCCGATCGTGCCCTTGGTGCAGATGCTGGCCGATCTCGCCGGCGAAAATGGACAGTGGGTGCACTTTGGCACCACAACGCAAGATGTCATGGACACCGCCCAGGTGCTCCAGCTGCGAGAGGCATTGCGCACGGCGCTGACCGATGCCAGGAGAGTCGAACAGCTGCTGGCAGCCCTGTGCCATCGGCACAGAGACACGCCGATCGCCGGTCGGTCCAAATTGCAGCACGGCGTGCCGATTTCGTTTGGTTACAAGATCGCCTTATGGCTCGATCAGCTGGCAAGAACGCGAGCCGGACTTGGCCGTGCGCTGGATGAAGCGTCGGTTCTGCAATTCGGGGGCGCTGTGGGAACACTGGCGTCTTTGTGGCCGGACGGCATGAAGGTCCGCCGTCGGCTGGCCATTCGGCTCTCGCTGTCCGAGCCTGATATTTCCTGGCACACGTCCCGTGATCGCATGGCGGCACTGGCGAGCGCTGTAGCGTCCTATATGGCTGCGCTTGGAAAGATGGCAGGGGATGTGGCGCACCAGATGTCGACCGAGGTGGGGGAACTCTCTGAACCTGCCGCAGCAGGTAGAGGCAGCTCGTCAACCATGCCGCAAAAACGGAACCCCGTGATCTGCGAGGCGATCATTGAAGCAGCTCGGAGCGTTCAGCACGTGCCGGGGATGCTGCTTGGTGCGATGCTGCAAGAACATGAACGTGGCATTGGCAACGGATACCGCGAACGTGCCGCCCTTTGTGATGCGGTCCAACAGCTTTCGGGTGCCATTTCACTGGCAGAAGAACTGTTGAGGGGACTCGAGGTGAACGAGAGCCGCATGGCAGCAAATCTGAACTTAACCAATGGGTTGATCTACAGTGAAGCGATGATGATTCATCTTGCGGAGCGGATCGGTCGAGTGGAGGCGCATCGAATTTTGCATGAGGTCGCGCGGCAAGTGACCGAAACAGGTGCAGAACTCCAAACTGCGTTCAGCCAGGTCGCTGGCACACCGCTTCCCGTAAAGGCACTGTGCTTTGACTCGCAGGTGGAAGCTGCACAGGGGATGATTGAACTGGTGTTGAAAACTGTAGCGTTTGACCATGCCGACAGCGGGTCAGAGCCGACCAATCAGTGA
- a CDS encoding phosphohexomutase domain-containing protein, protein MTALLPCAVKFGTSGLRGRASAFTPDLVGAYVRGFLETACSVADTRDVAIGADLRSSSRAIAAMVAGAVAASGWRPIYGGAVPTPALAAYALKRDIAAIMVTGSHIPPDYNGLKFYRPDGELLKSDEAPIGAAAENVLAAGWTFVPADLPAVEEKVAQEYTDRFISSFSSSSLSGLRIGVFAHSAVGRDLLADILESLGAECFCFGHLEDFVAVDTEAVSADHMDQMRHALNTHGLDAVVSTDGDGDRPLLLDESGQQINGDVLGALTARFLGANTVVTPLTSTSGIELSGWFETVIRTRIGSPFVVEAMNQAMARGDDSVVGFEANGGFLVQTAFSLDDGVVDPLPTRDAVLPIVAVLASSKASGDPVSRLAASLPPRVMKAARLKDIAPQEGTRFCLIMAGSLEARKAFAPILSNLLAIDTTDGTRLSLADGSIVHFRQSGNAPELRCYVETDTVEATDRLLETMMARLNHHFGRRE, encoded by the coding sequence ATGACGGCTTTATTGCCTTGTGCCGTCAAGTTTGGCACATCGGGACTGCGTGGCCGAGCATCGGCGTTCACACCGGACTTGGTGGGCGCCTATGTCCGCGGGTTTCTCGAAACTGCATGTTCGGTCGCTGACACCCGCGATGTGGCGATCGGGGCGGATCTGCGGTCATCGAGCCGGGCGATTGCCGCAATGGTTGCCGGTGCGGTCGCGGCAAGCGGCTGGCGACCGATCTATGGTGGGGCTGTGCCGACGCCGGCGCTTGCCGCTTACGCTCTCAAACGCGATATTGCGGCGATCATGGTGACGGGTAGCCATATCCCGCCCGACTACAACGGTCTTAAATTCTATCGCCCCGATGGCGAACTGCTCAAATCCGATGAAGCGCCAATCGGTGCGGCCGCAGAGAACGTTCTGGCTGCGGGCTGGACCTTTGTACCTGCCGATCTGCCAGCCGTCGAAGAGAAGGTCGCCCAGGAATACACCGACCGCTTCATTTCGAGCTTTTCCAGCTCCAGTCTTTCGGGACTGCGCATTGGCGTCTTTGCCCATTCGGCTGTGGGTCGCGATCTTCTGGCCGACATTCTCGAAAGCCTCGGGGCAGAATGCTTTTGCTTTGGCCACCTTGAGGATTTTGTTGCCGTCGATACCGAAGCGGTGAGCGCCGATCATATGGACCAGATGCGGCATGCCCTTAACACGCATGGCCTTGATGCCGTGGTGTCAACCGACGGGGATGGCGACCGTCCGCTGCTGCTCGATGAAAGCGGACAACAAATCAATGGCGATGTGCTGGGCGCTCTGACCGCCAGGTTCCTCGGGGCCAACACCGTCGTAACGCCGCTGACCTCAACAAGCGGGATCGAGCTGAGCGGCTGGTTTGAAACTGTCATTCGCACCCGGATCGGCTCGCCCTTCGTTGTCGAGGCCATGAACCAGGCAATGGCAAGGGGCGACGACAGCGTGGTCGGGTTTGAAGCCAATGGCGGCTTTCTCGTGCAAACCGCGTTCAGTCTTGATGATGGGGTAGTGGATCCCTTGCCGACGCGGGATGCGGTATTGCCCATCGTGGCGGTTCTCGCGTCAAGCAAGGCCTCCGGCGATCCGGTCTCGCGTCTTGCCGCCTCGCTGCCGCCGCGGGTCATGAAGGCCGCGCGGCTCAAGGACATAGCCCCGCAAGAGGGCACGAGGTTCTGTTTGATAATGGCCGGATCACTTGAGGCGCGAAAGGCCTTTGCTCCGATCCTTTCTAACCTCTTGGCAATCGACACCACAGATGGGACGCGGTTGAGTCTGGCCGATGGTTCGATCGTCCACTTCCGCCAGTCGGGCAACGCACCCGAACTGCGGTGTTATGTCGAGACCGACACCGTCGAGGCAACCGATCGGCTATTGGAAACAATGATGGCACGGCTCAACCATCATTTTGGACGCCGGGAGTGA
- a CDS encoding mannose-1-phosphate guanylyltransferase/mannose-6-phosphate isomerase produces MENTTTGRITPIVLAGGTGTRLWPMSRSSRPKQFLTLAGEHSLFQDTLLRLSSDPRYGAPIIVTNEDYRFVVAEQASELGLQLAAIVLEPVARNTAPAILAAALVASKDQPDTIVHVLPSDHKIVLDAAYVTALDKAEVAAKAGLLVTFGIAPTEPATGFGYIEAGDVGQGGARAVMRFLEKPDTERARQMVDAGTYFWNSGMFVFAAEVFISECEALTPELASTVRSAVDRATKDLDFLRLDAESFANAPNISVDYAIFEKTKKAAVVPAAIDWSDLGSWDAVWKSRARDQNNNLGIGPVTLNAISGSLVISEKHHVVVDGLDDVAVLASEDAIYVGRLSSAQSVGDMVKRLKADPVTANLTETHQTSYRPWGGYSSVLNGERFQVKRLFVKPGKRLSLQKHFHRSEHWVVVRGTAEVQVGEDTKTLRENESVYIPQGAIHRLSNPGKIELELIEVQTGSYLGEDDIIRIEDEFGRG; encoded by the coding sequence ATGGAAAACACGACAACCGGGCGTATCACCCCGATCGTTCTGGCCGGGGGCACGGGAACGCGGCTTTGGCCGATGTCGCGCTCGTCGCGACCCAAACAGTTCCTGACCCTCGCCGGCGAGCACAGCCTGTTCCAGGATACCCTTCTAAGACTGTCCTCAGACCCCCGCTATGGCGCCCCTATCATTGTGACCAACGAGGATTATCGCTTCGTTGTCGCCGAACAGGCGTCCGAGCTTGGGTTACAGCTTGCGGCCATCGTGCTCGAACCCGTGGCCCGCAACACCGCTCCGGCTATTCTCGCAGCCGCGCTGGTCGCCAGCAAGGATCAGCCCGACACGATCGTTCATGTGCTGCCCTCGGACCACAAGATCGTTCTTGATGCGGCCTATGTCACAGCGCTCGACAAAGCAGAGGTTGCAGCAAAAGCTGGTTTGCTTGTCACCTTCGGTATTGCGCCTACCGAACCGGCCACCGGGTTTGGCTATATCGAGGCGGGTGATGTGGGCCAGGGCGGCGCCCGAGCCGTTATGCGGTTCCTCGAAAAGCCCGATACCGAGCGGGCGCGGCAGATGGTCGATGCCGGGACCTATTTCTGGAACTCTGGCATGTTTGTCTTTGCAGCCGAAGTGTTCATCTCAGAATGTGAAGCGCTCACACCAGAGCTTGCCAGCACTGTCAGAAGCGCAGTTGATCGGGCAACAAAGGATCTCGACTTTCTTCGGCTCGACGCCGAGAGTTTTGCCAACGCTCCCAACATCTCCGTCGATTACGCGATCTTTGAAAAGACCAAAAAGGCAGCCGTTGTGCCCGCAGCGATCGACTGGTCCGATCTGGGATCCTGGGATGCTGTCTGGAAGAGCCGGGCCCGTGACCAAAACAACAATCTTGGAATTGGTCCCGTGACGCTCAATGCGATCTCGGGATCACTGGTCATTTCCGAAAAGCACCATGTGGTTGTCGACGGGCTCGACGACGTTGCCGTGCTGGCCAGCGAAGACGCCATCTATGTTGGGCGACTGTCCTCGGCACAATCTGTTGGCGATATGGTCAAGCGCCTGAAAGCCGATCCGGTCACGGCCAACCTCACCGAAACCCATCAGACGAGCTATCGCCCATGGGGCGGGTATTCCTCGGTGCTCAATGGCGAGCGGTTCCAGGTCAAGCGCCTGTTCGTCAAACCGGGCAAGCGCTTAAGCCTGCAAAAGCACTTCCATCGCTCCGAGCACTGGGTGGTGGTGCGGGGCACGGCCGAAGTCCAGGTGGGCGAAGACACAAAAACCCTGCGCGAGAACGAGAGCGTTTATATCCCGCAAGGCGCTATCCACCGTCTGTCCAATCCGGGCAAGATCGAACTCGAATTGATCGAAGTTCAGACCGGGTCGTATCTGGGCGAAGACGATATCATCAGGATCGAGGACGAGTTCGGACGAGGGTGA
- the cysQ gene encoding 3'(2'),5'-bisphosphate nucleotidase CysQ — protein MMPTAQPPSAASMGAGEVTDIFNAVALEAGILVLSIYGRKFEVTTKSDASPLTEADTAAEALILERLAAAFPDIPVVAEEAVANGTIPECGGQFILVDPLDGSKEFIARNGEFTINIALIENGIPVAGVVYAPALKRIWWGSTGGGAFVSLVDNHQLLESMPIVVRAAPPQGLTLVGSRSHGSGENDPRLASLPVADFTSMGSSLKFCLVAEGGADLYPRFGRTMEWDTAAGDAVLRAAGGQVLDLDGAPLVYGKRNQDHDTDFANPHFWAVGDGAIIPSICKGAKMVQPALKSSSSSLSD, from the coding sequence ATGATGCCCACGGCCCAACCACCTTCCGCCGCCTCCATGGGGGCGGGCGAAGTGACCGACATTTTCAATGCCGTTGCGCTTGAAGCCGGAATCTTGGTCCTTTCGATCTACGGTCGAAAGTTCGAGGTCACGACAAAGAGCGATGCTTCGCCCTTGACCGAGGCCGATACGGCCGCCGAAGCCTTGATCCTCGAGCGTCTGGCAGCCGCCTTTCCAGATATTCCCGTGGTCGCCGAAGAGGCTGTCGCCAACGGGACCATCCCCGAGTGTGGCGGGCAGTTCATTCTTGTCGATCCGCTTGACGGATCCAAGGAATTCATAGCGCGCAACGGCGAATTTACCATCAACATCGCCTTGATTGAAAACGGCATTCCGGTGGCTGGCGTTGTCTATGCACCCGCCCTCAAGCGCATCTGGTGGGGCAGCACCGGCGGCGGGGCCTTTGTCTCGCTGGTCGACAATCACCAGCTCCTGGAGTCCATGCCCATTGTTGTGCGTGCGGCACCGCCGCAAGGATTGACCCTCGTGGGCAGCCGCTCCCATGGCAGCGGAGAGAACGACCCCCGGCTCGCCAGCCTACCGGTCGCCGACTTCACTTCGATGGGCTCTTCGCTCAAGTTCTGTCTTGTGGCCGAAGGGGGGGCCGATCTCTATCCTCGCTTCGGACGCACTATGGAATGGGACACCGCGGCAGGCGATGCGGTCTTGCGCGCTGCCGGCGGCCAAGTGCTCGATCTGGACGGTGCTCCGCTTGTCTATGGCAAGCGCAACCAAGACCATGACACCGATTTCGCCAACCCCCATTTCTGGGCCGTTGGGGACGGCGCCATAATTCCTTCGATCTGCAAGGGCGCCAAGATGGTACAGCCTGCGCTTAAATCCTCGTCGTCCTCTCTGTCTGATTAG
- a CDS encoding c-type cytochrome — MSNHARLTTTLALALGLCAIPAIAQDNALGRDEYMGSCAACHGTDGRGHGEFAAHLNVEPTDLTKLTENNDGVFPYLYVFQTVDGRAVVRGHGSPMPIWGAHYSTDIGDTAGPYGAELLIRARITALVDYVESLQD, encoded by the coding sequence ATGTCGAACCATGCCCGATTAACGACTACACTCGCTCTCGCGCTCGGACTTTGCGCGATACCGGCCATTGCGCAGGACAATGCGCTGGGCCGCGACGAGTATATGGGCTCTTGTGCTGCCTGCCACGGCACGGACGGCCGGGGGCACGGCGAGTTTGCCGCCCATCTCAACGTCGAACCCACCGATCTCACCAAGCTGACCGAGAACAACGATGGGGTGTTCCCCTATCTTTATGTGTTTCAGACAGTGGATGGGCGGGCAGTGGTGCGCGGTCACGGCTCCCCGATGCCGATCTGGGGCGCGCATTATTCCACCGATATCGGCGATACGGCGGGCCCCTATGGCGCCGAACTGCTGATCCGCGCCCGGATCACCGCCCTGGTCGACTATGTGGAATCACTGCAGGACTAG
- a CDS encoding pyridoxal phosphate-dependent aminotransferase has protein sequence MAGPELAAIIANLPATVPFVGPEVIERKTGIKFRARLGANESPFGPSPKVIAAIAEAAPDVWTYGDSENYELKEALARHLGTPMETISIGEGIDGLLGLTCRLYLEPGDKIVTSLGAYPTFNYHVAAQGAERVTVPYDEKDRESLSGLLDTVLGVKPKIVYLANPDNPMGTWWSANEITRFVEAIPDDTLIILDEAYGETAPAGTLPPITLMRPNLLRYRTFSKAYGLAGMRAGYAIGTPQTISGFDRIRNHFGVTKLSQIAATAALADQDYLARTLTSIAAGRDDIASRAKGLGLEPIPSATNFVAIDCGADDTYATMLLNEMQARGIFIRKPAVPGLNRCIRMSVGTPKDIGLACDVLEDVIKGTSS, from the coding sequence ATGGCCGGACCTGAACTCGCCGCCATTATCGCAAACCTCCCCGCCACCGTTCCCTTCGTTGGTCCCGAGGTCATCGAGCGCAAGACGGGCATCAAGTTCCGGGCGCGGCTGGGCGCCAACGAAAGCCCCTTCGGCCCGTCCCCAAAGGTTATCGCCGCCATCGCCGAGGCGGCACCGGATGTCTGGACATATGGCGACTCTGAAAATTACGAATTAAAAGAAGCACTTGCCCGCCATCTGGGCACGCCGATGGAAACCATTTCCATCGGTGAAGGGATCGATGGCCTGCTCGGGCTCACCTGTCGGCTTTATCTCGAACCGGGCGACAAGATCGTCACCTCGCTCGGCGCCTACCCCACCTTCAACTACCACGTCGCCGCCCAGGGCGCAGAACGCGTCACGGTTCCCTACGACGAAAAAGACCGCGAAAGCCTCTCGGGACTTTTGGACACTGTTTTGGGCGTCAAACCCAAAATCGTATATCTCGCCAACCCCGACAATCCCATGGGCACCTGGTGGAGTGCCAACGAGATCACCCGCTTCGTCGAGGCCATTCCGGACGACACCCTCATCATCCTCGATGAGGCCTATGGCGAAACCGCGCCCGCCGGCACGCTGCCGCCGATAACGCTCATGCGCCCTAACCTCTTGCGATATCGTACATTTTCAAAGGCCTATGGCCTTGCCGGCATGCGGGCCGGATACGCCATTGGCACCCCCCAGACCATCTCGGGCTTTGACCGCATCCGCAATCATTTCGGCGTCACCAAACTTTCCCAGATCGCCGCCACAGCGGCGCTCGCCGATCAGGATTATCTCGCCCGGACCCTCACATCCATCGCCGCCGGCCGCGACGACATAGCGAGCCGCGCCAAGGGCTTGGGCCTCGAACCCATCCCTTCAGCCACCAACTTTGTAGCGATCGATTGCGGCGCCGACGATACCTATGCAACCATGCTGCTCAACGAAATGCAGGCTCGCGGCATCTTCATTCGCAAGCCCGCCGTACCCGGTCTGAACCGTTGCATAAGAATGAGCGTGGGCACACCAAAGGACATTGGCCTTGCCTGCGATGTCCTGGAAGACGTCATTAAAGGAACCAGCAGTTAA